In Flavobacterium cerinum, one genomic interval encodes:
- a CDS encoding tetratricopeptide repeat protein, which translates to MTKFITTVVLFVCSIAFSQSQYEQGMTKAMGLWKDGKSTEAKALFERIALVEKDNWLPNYYVTLINTLEAFGNPDREKIPTLLEKAQQAENEASAISPNNPELLVTQALIYTAWIVYDPQSNGMKYTGKTMEQYYKALALAPNNPRVVYCKAEFEIGGAKYFGKDTKPMCAQIEKSINLFATFKPESVFHPNWGLDRAQELLKACK; encoded by the coding sequence ATGACAAAATTTATCACAACAGTAGTTTTATTCGTTTGCAGTATAGCATTCTCACAATCGCAATATGAACAAGGAATGACCAAAGCGATGGGCTTGTGGAAAGACGGAAAATCAACAGAAGCAAAAGCACTTTTTGAGCGAATTGCTTTAGTCGAAAAAGACAACTGGCTTCCGAATTACTATGTAACCTTGATCAATACATTAGAAGCATTTGGAAATCCCGACAGAGAAAAAATTCCGACTTTATTAGAAAAAGCACAACAAGCCGAAAATGAAGCCAGTGCAATTAGTCCGAATAACCCGGAGCTTTTGGTAACACAAGCATTAATTTATACGGCATGGATAGTATATGATCCGCAGTCCAACGGAATGAAATATACCGGAAAAACAATGGAACAGTATTATAAAGCGTTGGCATTGGCACCGAATAATCCGAGAGTAGTGTATTGTAAAGCTGAATTTGAAATCGGAGGGGCTAAATATTTCGGAAAAGATACAAAGCCTATGTGCGCGCAGATTGAGAAATCAATTAATCTTTTTGCTACTTTTAAACCGGAATCGGTATTTCATCCGAACTGGGGATTGGACAGAGCGCAGGAATTATTAAAAGCCTGTAAATAA
- a CDS encoding TonB-dependent receptor: protein MKTILTICSVLCCLMLQAQTKISGKVTDQKGKPVEGANVFIEGTYDGASSGADGTFTFETDTKGKQILAISFIMFETTRETIAIETYQPHSFQLKASVNALDNVVISVGSFQAGDNSKASVLKPLDIVTTAGSPGNIIGALQTLPGAQIVGESGRLFVRGGESDETQTYIDGIRVAQPYGASANNLPTRGRFSPFLFSGISFTTGGYSAEFGDALSSVLLMSTINEPDQEKTDVSLMTVGLGVGHTKKWEKGSFSINTSYINLEPYQKAIKQDVDWNKPYQSMSGEMVFRRQFKNGLFKLYSAFDYANFDLNQKDINYEDPIRVATQNNNLYVNASYKGNFGANWTLQTGIGYGYSLTKTDLNANFLKDQENAAHLKLKLGKKFSNSIKLIFGGDYFTTDFNENYRQLSNEFKTGYTSNIGALYAETDILLSSDFAVKAGVRGMYSDLIATSVLEPRVSLAYRTNKNGQLSLAYGDFHQLPKQEYLKYTSNFEPEKTAHYLLNYSYNPNGRTLRAELYYKDYANLVKYNTVTPQYSSLFTNNGTGYAQGFDLFWRDSKTFKNLDYWVSYSYIDSKRDYKNYTDKVTPNFIANHTLSIVGKYWINDLRSQLSVTNSFATGRPYNNPNEIAFMNGKTKSYNSLSLSWAYLLSQQKILYFSVSNVLGSDNVFGYQYANSRDVSGQFQRQAIGQPADRFFFVGFFWTISQDKKSNQLENL from the coding sequence ATGAAAACGATACTTACAATTTGTAGTGTTTTATGTTGTCTGATGTTACAGGCACAAACAAAAATTTCCGGAAAAGTAACGGACCAGAAAGGAAAACCGGTAGAAGGAGCTAATGTGTTTATCGAAGGGACTTATGACGGAGCTTCATCCGGTGCCGATGGAACCTTTACTTTCGAAACCGATACAAAAGGCAAACAAATTTTGGCTATCAGTTTTATTATGTTTGAAACCACCCGTGAAACTATTGCTATTGAAACGTATCAACCGCATTCATTTCAATTAAAAGCCAGTGTAAATGCACTGGATAATGTGGTGATTTCGGTAGGATCTTTTCAGGCGGGTGACAATTCGAAGGCTTCCGTTTTAAAACCGTTGGATATTGTTACAACGGCAGGTTCTCCGGGTAATATTATCGGGGCTTTGCAAACGCTTCCGGGAGCACAAATCGTAGGCGAAAGCGGTCGTTTGTTTGTTCGCGGCGGAGAATCGGATGAAACGCAAACTTATATCGATGGTATCCGTGTAGCGCAACCCTATGGTGCTTCAGCAAATAATTTACCAACCCGCGGTCGTTTTTCTCCTTTTTTGTTTAGCGGAATTTCATTTACAACCGGTGGTTATTCAGCCGAATTCGGTGACGCTTTATCCAGTGTATTGCTAATGAGTACGATTAATGAGCCGGATCAGGAAAAAACAGATGTTTCTCTTATGACAGTTGGCTTAGGTGTCGGACATACAAAGAAATGGGAAAAAGGATCTTTTAGTATCAATACATCTTATATCAATCTGGAACCCTATCAAAAAGCAATTAAACAAGATGTAGACTGGAACAAACCGTACCAATCCATGTCGGGTGAAATGGTTTTCCGTCGCCAGTTTAAAAACGGATTGTTTAAACTGTATTCCGCTTTCGATTATGCTAATTTCGACCTGAATCAAAAGGATATCAATTATGAGGATCCGATCCGTGTAGCGACTCAAAATAATAATTTATATGTGAATGCTTCTTATAAAGGGAATTTCGGTGCTAACTGGACGCTTCAAACCGGAATCGGTTACGGTTATAGCCTGACTAAAACGGATTTGAACGCTAATTTTTTAAAAGATCAGGAAAATGCAGCGCACCTGAAACTGAAATTAGGTAAAAAGTTTTCAAATAGCATAAAATTAATTTTCGGAGGGGATTATTTTACGACCGATTTCAATGAAAATTACCGTCAGCTATCCAATGAATTCAAAACAGGATATACCAGTAATATCGGCGCTTTATATGCGGAAACGGATATTCTTTTATCATCTGATTTTGCTGTAAAAGCGGGTGTTCGCGGAATGTACAGCGATTTGATTGCAACGTCAGTATTGGAACCGAGAGTGTCATTGGCCTACAGAACGAACAAAAACGGACAATTGTCGCTGGCTTATGGTGATTTTCATCAACTACCGAAACAGGAATACCTGAAATATACTTCGAATTTTGAACCGGAAAAGACAGCCCATTATTTATTGAATTATAGCTATAACCCGAACGGAAGAACCTTACGCGCCGAATTGTATTATAAAGATTATGCCAATCTGGTAAAGTACAATACCGTTACACCGCAATACAGCAGTCTGTTTACGAATAACGGAACAGGTTATGCACAAGGTTTCGACTTGTTTTGGAGAGATAGTAAAACCTTTAAAAACCTGGATTATTGGGTATCCTATTCCTATATCGACAGTAAAAGAGATTATAAAAATTATACCGATAAAGTAACGCCTAATTTTATTGCAAATCATACCCTTTCGATAGTTGGTAAATACTGGATTAATGATTTGCGCTCGCAGTTGAGTGTGACGAATAGCTTTGCTACGGGACGTCCTTATAATAACCCGAACGAAATCGCTTTTATGAACGGAAAAACAAAAAGCTATAATAGTTTGAGTTTGAGTTGGGCCTATCTGTTATCCCAACAAAAAATATTGTATTTCTCGGTTTCAAACGTACTGGGAAGCGATAATGTATTTGGATATCAATATGCTAATTCACGGGATGTAAGCGGACAGTTTCAGCGTCAGGCGATAGGACAACCGGCAGATCGTTTCTTCTTTGTCGGATTCTTCTGGACCATCAGTCAGGATAAGAAATCGAACCAATTGGAGAATCTGTAA
- a CDS encoding MmcQ/YjbR family DNA-binding protein: MDIEALQILCTSFPGVTEDIKWGNDLCFMIANKMFCVMALDSVPLNVSFKVTETEFAELTAREGIKPAPYMARYNWVLVEDSSRLNPEEWKHFIAQSYQLIKGKLPAKTQASIS; the protein is encoded by the coding sequence ATGGATATTGAAGCTTTACAAATTCTTTGCACGTCCTTTCCCGGTGTTACCGAGGATATAAAATGGGGCAACGATCTGTGTTTTATGATCGCGAATAAAATGTTTTGTGTTATGGCGCTTGACAGTGTACCGCTAAATGTTTCATTTAAAGTAACTGAAACTGAATTTGCAGAACTCACAGCCCGGGAAGGAATTAAACCGGCACCTTATATGGCTCGGTACAATTGGGTACTGGTTGAGGACAGTTCTCGTTTAAATCCGGAGGAATGGAAGCATTTTATTGCGCAGTCCTATCAACTGATCAAAGGAAAACTCCCAGCTAAAACGCAAGCCTCCATATCCTAA
- a CDS encoding VOC family protein, with protein sequence MKIPTQYLPVMPYIITDQADAFLDFTKKVFGAKEQLIVPGEGERSIMHGEIRIFDAVIMFAQKPENFDCRPCGMFIYVEQVDPIYQKALQHNAVSLMHPIQQDYGYTAGFEDPFGNQWWIVSP encoded by the coding sequence ATGAAAATTCCGACGCAATATTTACCGGTTATGCCCTACATCATTACCGATCAGGCAGACGCTTTTCTGGATTTTACCAAAAAAGTATTCGGCGCGAAAGAGCAATTGATTGTTCCCGGCGAAGGGGAACGTTCCATTATGCATGGTGAAATCCGGATTTTTGATGCCGTAATCATGTTTGCTCAAAAACCGGAAAATTTTGATTGTCGGCCGTGCGGCATGTTTATTTATGTAGAACAAGTCGACCCTATTTATCAAAAAGCATTGCAGCATAATGCTGTTTCCCTTATGCACCCCATACAACAGGACTACGGTTATACTGCTGGTTTTGAAGATCCTTTCGGCAACCAGTGGTGGATTGTTTCACCATAA
- a CDS encoding chloride channel protein, which produces MKKITRIKKNHRLIVFQKLVLTAAIIGFLSALLGNTLKKITEHYESIFFTLARQHWMLYLLFPILGFSIIYFLRQTLFRKKENKGIKEIYESTDSKTKHLPAYKVSSHFINGLITVIFGGSTGIEVSTVVASAAIGSVVQQKENLFKRYKTQLICAGIASGITALFGSPIAGLIFAYEVISRKWSRSFLLTNGVAVAVAFAFTYFVDNQPLFSINVLPWHLHALPYMILLGMIAGVNAVYLNRCVMLFKQKFAAIDKHHFRIIIGAGFVSLALILFPQLYGEGYHAVKELISQSGHFNLSLSFALTLLFVILLKPIVTSLTLVSGGDGGVFAPSLFIGAFLGLLTASVLNTYFNAGVLPVNFMVIGMAAMLSASIHAPFTALFLVCEAIGDYTLFFPILIVCLISKTTAKLIYPYTVYSYSRV; this is translated from the coding sequence ATGAAAAAAATAACACGTATCAAGAAAAATCATCGCCTGATTGTTTTTCAAAAATTAGTTCTTACAGCCGCTATCATTGGTTTTTTAAGTGCCCTATTAGGTAACACATTAAAAAAAATCACCGAACATTACGAAAGTATTTTCTTTACTCTTGCCCGGCAACACTGGATGCTATATCTGCTTTTCCCGATACTGGGTTTTTCTATCATTTATTTTTTAAGGCAGACTTTATTCCGCAAAAAGGAAAACAAAGGCATAAAGGAAATTTATGAAAGTACCGATTCCAAAACGAAACACCTGCCGGCATATAAAGTCAGTTCGCATTTTATCAACGGATTAATTACGGTTATTTTCGGAGGTTCCACCGGAATTGAAGTTTCAACAGTAGTCGCTTCTGCCGCTATCGGTTCGGTTGTTCAACAAAAAGAAAATCTGTTTAAACGCTATAAAACACAACTGATTTGTGCCGGGATTGCTTCCGGAATTACAGCACTTTTCGGTAGCCCGATTGCCGGATTGATTTTTGCTTACGAAGTTATCTCCCGAAAATGGTCCCGTTCTTTTTTACTGACAAACGGAGTTGCCGTAGCCGTAGCCTTTGCCTTTACGTATTTTGTAGATAACCAACCTCTTTTTTCAATCAATGTATTGCCCTGGCATCTGCATGCACTTCCCTATATGATACTCTTAGGTATGATTGCCGGAGTAAATGCGGTTTATCTGAACCGATGCGTCATGCTTTTTAAACAGAAATTTGCTGCAATCGACAAGCATCATTTCCGAATTATCATCGGAGCCGGTTTTGTAAGTCTGGCTTTAATTCTGTTTCCGCAACTTTACGGAGAAGGCTATCACGCCGTAAAAGAACTGATTTCACAATCGGGACATTTTAATCTGTCCCTTTCTTTCGCTTTAACACTATTGTTTGTTATCCTTTTAAAACCGATTGTCACTTCATTAACTTTGGTTTCCGGTGGTGATGGCGGCGTATTTGCTCCGAGTTTGTTTATCGGTGCCTTTTTAGGTTTGTTAACCGCTTCTGTTTTAAACACCTATTTTAATGCCGGTGTTTTACCGGTTAACTTTATGGTTATCGGAATGGCGGCTATGTTAAGCGCCAGTATCCATGCTCCGTTTACCGCTTTATTTTTAGTGTGTGAAGCGATTGGTGATTATACGTTGTTTTTCCCGATACTAATCGTTTGTCTGATCTCGAAAACTACGGCCAAATTGATCTATCCTTATACTGTTTATAGTTATTCCCGAGTTTAA
- a CDS encoding HPP family protein, with protein MPTPKIKRNYRKARYVLYKETLVDYREHFWAFLGSFVGLGIISYLQYGLFTPEDYTFLIGSFGASCVLVYGVIQSPLAQPRNLIGGHVISAIIGVTVQQLIPDILWISAPLAVSLSIVFMQITKTLHPPGGATALIAVTGSPQIKELGYWYVLSPVLSGALILLVVALVFNNMTAKRQYPSHPKFTHFKKRIIGRLKS; from the coding sequence ATGCCTACACCAAAAATAAAACGCAATTACCGCAAGGCCCGTTACGTACTCTATAAAGAAACATTAGTCGATTACAGAGAGCATTTTTGGGCTTTCTTGGGATCGTTTGTCGGATTGGGAATTATTTCTTACCTGCAATACGGTTTGTTTACGCCCGAAGATTATACGTTTCTGATCGGTTCATTCGGCGCCTCATGTGTTTTGGTCTATGGCGTTATTCAAAGCCCGTTGGCACAACCTCGTAATCTGATTGGCGGTCATGTTATTTCGGCCATAATCGGTGTTACGGTACAACAACTGATTCCTGATATTCTTTGGATTTCAGCTCCGTTAGCAGTCTCTTTATCAATCGTTTTTATGCAAATTACCAAAACATTACATCCGCCCGGCGGCGCCACAGCATTGATTGCAGTCACCGGTTCTCCGCAAATTAAAGAATTGGGCTACTGGTATGTTTTGTCACCCGTATTAAGCGGCGCGCTGATCCTTTTGGTTGTTGCATTGGTTTTCAATAATATGACCGCTAAACGACAATATCCTTCTCATCCGAAATTTACGCATTTCAAAAAAAGAATTATCGGACGTCTGAAGTCATAA
- the gloA2 gene encoding SMU1112c/YaeR family gloxylase I-like metalloprotein, which translates to MLSLNKVHHIAIICSDYAVSKRFYTEILGLTIIQEVYRNERQSYKLDLAINGNYCLELFSFPNPPQRPSRPEAAGLRHLAFEVDNIDITHEYLLKNNIEAEAIRIDEYTGKRFFFIADPDELPIEFYNR; encoded by the coding sequence ATGTTATCTCTCAATAAAGTTCACCATATCGCTATCATCTGCTCTGATTACGCCGTTTCTAAACGCTTCTATACCGAAATCCTCGGATTGACTATTATTCAGGAAGTCTATCGAAACGAACGGCAATCCTATAAATTGGATCTGGCCATTAACGGTAATTATTGCCTGGAACTTTTTTCTTTCCCCAATCCGCCGCAACGTCCTTCCCGCCCGGAAGCAGCCGGATTACGCCATCTTGCCTTTGAAGTAGACAATATTGACATTACACACGAATATCTTCTAAAAAACAATATTGAAGCCGAAGCAATTCGTATCGATGAATACACCGGTAAACGCTTTTTCTTTATCGCCGATCCGGATGAGTTACCTATAGAGTTCTATAATCGATAA
- a CDS encoding T9SS type A sorting domain-containing protein — protein MLQRIFSFLLFTLLSFNPIHSQNTTKNILFVGNSMTYYNDMPVIFRDIANNKGKNVATQMHAPGGTGFINHVTNPQVYNLFKSKEWHAVILQPGTGESAGVTSSVNTTAQRGQILIDSIRKYSPCAKIMLYEIPYGVPAATDYATYFVLQTQIRDSITKMADLLHIPFVPAGESARMHYNTQQDLLLHSTYNDVHPNLNGSYLVASTMYASLFQEPVTGTTSFNGIPQATATYFHSIADEIVLPNKANWRINTYNLHADFDYQITDTTVTFTNTATNFTTLEWDFGDGNTANILNPVHTFANNGQKTVRLKVMRDNCSEIIEKQIDLNSLVLTDFFRSQITLYPNPAKSQLNITGKVATGIRIFNSIGQKVYSNTTRQLQHEVNLSGFTNGVYFLITDDNQIYKFIKS, from the coding sequence ATGTTACAACGAATATTTTCTTTTTTACTATTTACACTCTTATCCTTCAATCCGATTCATTCTCAAAATACTACAAAAAATATTCTTTTCGTAGGGAACAGTATGACGTATTACAACGATATGCCGGTAATATTCCGCGATATCGCCAATAACAAAGGAAAAAATGTAGCCACACAAATGCATGCTCCGGGAGGTACCGGCTTTATAAATCATGTTACCAATCCGCAGGTCTACAATCTTTTTAAGAGCAAAGAATGGCATGCTGTTATTCTTCAACCCGGTACTGGTGAATCAGCCGGTGTTACATCATCTGTAAACACAACGGCTCAACGGGGACAAATCCTGATTGATTCCATTCGAAAATACAGTCCTTGCGCCAAAATTATGTTATATGAAATTCCGTATGGAGTACCCGCTGCCACAGATTATGCTACCTACTTTGTACTACAGACTCAGATTCGGGATTCTATAACCAAAATGGCCGATTTATTACATATTCCGTTCGTACCAGCCGGTGAAAGTGCCCGTATGCATTATAATACACAGCAAGATTTATTACTGCACAGTACTTACAATGACGTTCATCCTAATTTAAACGGGTCCTACTTAGTAGCTTCCACTATGTATGCTTCTCTTTTTCAGGAACCGGTGACCGGTACCACTTCTTTTAACGGTATACCACAGGCTACAGCAACTTATTTCCATTCTATTGCCGATGAAATCGTTTTACCGAATAAAGCCAACTGGCGAATCAATACTTATAATCTTCATGCTGATTTTGACTATCAAATAACCGATACTACTGTAACGTTTACAAATACAGCAACGAATTTCACAACTCTTGAATGGGATTTTGGTGACGGAAATACAGCTAATATTCTTAACCCGGTACATACTTTTGCTAATAACGGACAAAAGACAGTCCGTTTAAAAGTAATGCGGGATAACTGTTCGGAAATAATAGAAAAACAAATTGATCTCAATTCTTTAGTCCTTACCGATTTTTTCCGTTCTCAGATAACCCTCTATCCGAATCCTGCAAAATCACAATTGAATATCACCGGTAAGGTCGCTACCGGAATCCGTATTTTCAATAGTATCGGACAAAAGGTATACTCGAATACGACCAGGCAATTACAACACGAAGTCAACCTATCAGGTTTTACAAACGGAGTGTACTTTCTTATAACAGATGATAATCAGATCTATAAATTCATCAAGTCCTAA
- a CDS encoding plasmid pRiA4b ORF-3 family protein, which produces MVYKFRVILDAEEDIFRDIAILEEDTLEDLHNAIVNAFGFDGMEIASFYTCDDEWTQEDEIPLFDTGDVPGEQKTMADYPLSSILDEDSTKIIYVYDFFNMWTFFVELAAVEDAENGANYPELLFAHGELPTNAPTKDFNSPVVSNDDMYGEFEDDFDEEDMDMFDGDDSFNDYGFEENWN; this is translated from the coding sequence ATGGTTTATAAATTTAGAGTTATACTCGATGCCGAAGAGGACATTTTCAGAGACATAGCAATTCTGGAAGAGGATACTTTGGAGGATTTACACAATGCTATCGTAAATGCTTTCGGCTTTGACGGAATGGAAATCGCTTCATTTTACACTTGTGATGACGAATGGACACAGGAAGATGAAATCCCGTTGTTTGATACCGGTGATGTTCCGGGCGAACAAAAAACCATGGCTGATTACCCGCTTTCTTCCATTTTAGATGAAGACAGTACAAAAATCATATATGTTTATGATTTCTTTAATATGTGGACGTTTTTCGTAGAACTGGCCGCTGTGGAAGATGCTGAAAACGGTGCTAACTATCCGGAATTATTATTCGCTCACGGTGAATTACCGACCAATGCGCCTACAAAAGATTTTAACAGTCCTGTGGTTTCTAATGATGATATGTACGGTGAATTCGAAGACGATTTTGACGAAGAAGACATGGACATGTTTGACGGTGACGACAGTTTCAACGATTATGGTTTCGAAGAAAACTGGAACTAA
- a CDS encoding nucleoid-associated protein, with the protein MINLFNTHIDNLSIHRVGNKSRSEAYFLSETPYSLNDEIMPLLKEYFFKPFREKEENYFQFAHDVDLDYNEMYNFANEIFTNPGSIHDVSKKITKHLFEQSNHPHIKNGEVYVTYLTNVSIDNNPVDAIGIFKSELKADFLQFEENGSTLEMILQQGINLNKLDKGCLIFNYKKEEGYKILTIDSNRYDARYWLEHFLSVDAFQDENFMTKKYLKFCQDFAKEVVLPAEDKKEEVMFMNRSVNYFAKNDEFEETNFLNEVIDNPDLISEFKNYKVDKGEKYSIEDLTNFPIANAAVSDARKKMKNIIELDTNIQIKLDFINPESAEKFVEKGWDEEKQMYYYLVYFNKEQKS; encoded by the coding sequence ATGATAAACTTATTCAATACCCACATCGACAACCTTTCTATCCACAGAGTAGGAAATAAAAGCCGTAGCGAAGCTTATTTTTTATCGGAAACTCCTTATAGTCTGAATGATGAGATTATGCCTTTATTAAAGGAGTACTTCTTTAAACCTTTCCGTGAAAAAGAGGAAAATTATTTCCAGTTTGCTCATGATGTAGATTTGGATTATAATGAAATGTACAATTTTGCAAACGAGATTTTTACAAATCCGGGAAGTATTCATGATGTTTCTAAAAAAATAACCAAACATTTATTCGAGCAATCCAACCATCCGCACATTAAAAACGGAGAAGTATATGTAACGTATCTGACCAATGTTTCGATTGACAATAATCCTGTTGATGCAATCGGAATTTTTAAGAGCGAATTAAAAGCCGATTTCCTTCAGTTTGAAGAAAACGGTTCGACATTGGAAATGATCTTACAACAAGGGATCAACCTGAATAAACTGGACAAAGGATGTCTTATCTTCAACTATAAAAAAGAAGAAGGCTATAAGATTTTAACAATCGACAGCAACCGTTATGATGCGCGTTACTGGTTAGAGCATTTCCTTTCGGTAGATGCTTTCCAGGATGAGAACTTTATGACTAAAAAATACCTGAAATTCTGCCAGGATTTCGCTAAAGAAGTTGTTTTACCGGCCGAAGACAAAAAAGAAGAAGTAATGTTTATGAATCGTTCGGTAAATTATTTTGCTAAAAATGATGAATTCGAAGAAACCAACTTCCTAAACGAAGTAATCGATAACCCGGACCTGATTTCTGAATTCAAGAATTATAAAGTAGACAAAGGAGAAAAATACAGTATCGAAGATTTAACAAACTTCCCGATTGCGAATGCTGCTGTTTCCGATGCCCGTAAAAAGATGAAAAACATCATTGAACTGGACACCAATATCCAAATCAAATTGGATTTTATCAATCCGGAAAGTGCTGAAAAATTCGTAGAAAAAGGATGGGATGAAGAAAAACAGATGTATTATTATCTGGTATATTTCAACAAAGAGCAAAAAAGCTAA